A region of Bifidobacterium adolescentis ATCC 15703 DNA encodes the following proteins:
- a CDS encoding LacI family DNA-binding transcriptional regulator, with the protein MARATIAEVAELAGVSQATVSRALRGVGKVAPKTRAKVEAAADRLGFTLSKSASSLASGKTMRVVLLFSGKLNEWFNANVLQGVCEVLEPEGYDVSPTFVTGRQETERYFAQLPKNRNADAIIISSFQLDESAREKLRVTDMPTVGVNIPAESFCDAAIGVDNYDGMSKAVRLLKSLGHQRIAFVVDYIPDDMVYSTSQRMEAFLEAAEQNGYDDEYAYVITADEHDAPLSKADLAAQLVAKLLSLPHMPTAICAETDQVAIAVIKELGKQQLHVPEDISVIGFDDADIAQAANLTTVRQNPLEMGRNAARKTLSLLRGQTPDASYESQEATLMLRDTTRRVATDRS; encoded by the coding sequence ATGGCACGAGCCACCATCGCCGAAGTAGCGGAACTGGCGGGAGTATCTCAGGCGACGGTTTCGCGGGCATTGCGAGGTGTTGGCAAGGTCGCTCCGAAAACGCGTGCCAAAGTTGAGGCAGCTGCGGACCGGTTGGGCTTTACCTTATCTAAAAGCGCATCGTCTTTGGCGTCCGGGAAAACCATGCGGGTTGTCCTGCTGTTTTCCGGCAAACTCAACGAATGGTTCAACGCCAACGTGTTGCAGGGCGTGTGCGAAGTGTTGGAACCGGAAGGCTACGACGTGTCGCCCACATTTGTCACAGGCAGACAGGAGACGGAGCGTTACTTCGCACAATTGCCTAAAAATCGCAATGCTGACGCGATCATCATTTCGTCGTTCCAACTCGACGAATCCGCACGTGAGAAACTGCGTGTCACCGATATGCCGACGGTCGGTGTGAACATTCCAGCCGAATCGTTCTGCGACGCAGCCATCGGTGTTGACAACTACGATGGCATGTCCAAGGCGGTGCGTCTGCTCAAATCGCTTGGACACCAGCGCATCGCTTTCGTCGTTGATTACATTCCCGACGACATGGTCTACAGCACCAGCCAGCGTATGGAAGCGTTCTTGGAAGCGGCTGAACAAAACGGTTACGACGATGAGTATGCCTACGTCATAACCGCGGACGAGCATGATGCGCCATTGTCGAAAGCGGACCTTGCTGCGCAACTGGTGGCGAAATTACTGTCATTGCCACACATGCCAACCGCCATCTGTGCCGAAACCGATCAAGTGGCAATCGCAGTCATCAAGGAACTCGGCAAGCAACAATTGCATGTTCCTGAAGATATCTCCGTCATAGGGTTCGATGATGCCGACATCGCACAGGCGGCGAATCTGACCACCGTTCGACAGAATCCGCTGGAAATGGGACGCAACGCCGCCCGTAAGACGTTGTCCCTTCTGCGTGGACAGACGCCAGACGCATCCTATGAATCGCAGGAGGCCACGCTGATGTTGCGTGACACCACCAGACGCGTGGCGACCGACCGTTCGTGA
- the dtd gene encoding D-aminoacyl-tRNA deacylase, translating into MRIVLQKVSEGSVDVVDETSGEVDTTFEPQHIGIGYVLLVGVEDTDGAKQIDWLAHKIANLRVFEDENGKMNRSIHDVDGSVLSISQFTLYADVRKGNRPSFVKAGAPDHAEQVWHAFNDALRAQGLDVKEGRFGAHMRVSLTNDGPVTIIFDTDELGI; encoded by the coding sequence ATGCGCATCGTATTGCAGAAGGTCAGCGAAGGATCCGTCGACGTGGTCGACGAGACAAGCGGAGAAGTCGACACCACATTCGAACCACAGCATATAGGCATCGGCTATGTGCTGCTTGTCGGAGTGGAAGATACGGACGGAGCGAAACAAATCGACTGGCTCGCCCACAAAATCGCCAACCTGCGCGTTTTCGAAGACGAGAACGGCAAAATGAACCGTTCCATCCACGACGTGGACGGCAGCGTGCTGTCGATATCCCAGTTCACGCTGTATGCGGACGTACGCAAAGGCAACCGGCCAAGCTTCGTGAAAGCAGGCGCGCCCGACCATGCCGAACAGGTATGGCATGCGTTCAACGACGCGTTGCGCGCGCAGGGACTCGACGTCAAAGAAGGCAGATTCGGCGCCCACATGCGCGTAAGCCTTACCAACGATGGTCCGGTCACCATCATTTTCGACACCGACGAGCTCGGCATCTGA
- a CDS encoding glycoside hydrolase family 13 protein codes for MSNEANERHIADDPSLWWKQAVVYQVYPRSFKDTTGSGLGDIAGVAQQIPYLKRLGVDAIWLSPFYPSQLADGGYDVDDYRNVDPKLGTMDDFDHLTKTAHAAGIKIVVDIVPNHSSNQHKWFKAALAAGPGSPERDRYIFRDGKGPNGDEPPTNWIASFGGSAWTRVPDGQWYLHMFTVEQPDWNWKNPDVRADFIKTLHFWLDHGADGFRVDVAHGLAKDLDRDDLDDFKIIGGEMHCADGTHPLYDRNEVHDIYREWRKVFNEYDPPAFAVAEAWVPPEHQYRYASPEELGQVFNFEFAKKDWIRNDMHLAIEEGIAAAERSGSTSTWVMSNHDIPRHVSRYGLPQVPAAAHHQLAKDWLLRNGTSYHEDRELGTKRARAAILMELALPGSAYIYQGEELGLPEVADIPWDELEDPTAFNRVRDQIEKGRDGCRVPLPWKAGTPTFGFSPATKHEGAGVDASQAGDPCEKPHLPQPQWFADYAVDREDTDSGSMLNLYRKALGLRHEWMTADTTLTWLDCDRSSGKPDGAEGHTGGTIAFRRANGWASVTNFGAEPAELPAGDILLVSGPLTDDGRLPQDTTAWIALG; via the coding sequence ATGAGCAACGAAGCCAACGAGCGGCACATCGCTGACGATCCATCACTCTGGTGGAAGCAGGCGGTCGTCTATCAGGTCTACCCGCGTTCGTTCAAAGACACAACCGGGTCGGGCCTCGGAGACATCGCAGGAGTCGCACAACAAATCCCATATCTAAAAAGACTCGGCGTGGACGCCATCTGGCTCAGCCCGTTCTATCCGTCTCAACTGGCAGACGGCGGATACGATGTGGACGACTACCGCAACGTCGACCCGAAACTCGGCACCATGGACGACTTCGACCATCTCACCAAAACCGCACATGCGGCAGGCATCAAAATAGTCGTCGACATCGTACCGAACCACTCGTCCAACCAGCATAAATGGTTCAAGGCCGCGCTTGCCGCAGGCCCCGGCTCACCGGAGCGAGACCGTTATATTTTCCGTGACGGCAAAGGACCGAACGGCGACGAGCCACCCACCAACTGGATTGCCAGCTTCGGTGGATCCGCTTGGACTCGAGTGCCCGACGGACAATGGTATCTGCACATGTTTACCGTCGAACAGCCCGATTGGAATTGGAAGAATCCGGACGTGCGCGCCGATTTCATCAAGACCTTGCACTTCTGGCTCGACCATGGAGCGGACGGCTTCCGCGTGGATGTGGCGCACGGCCTGGCTAAGGATCTCGACCGTGACGATCTCGATGATTTCAAAATCATCGGAGGCGAGATGCATTGCGCCGACGGCACGCATCCGCTGTATGACAGGAACGAAGTGCACGACATCTATCGCGAATGGCGCAAGGTGTTCAACGAGTATGATCCGCCGGCATTCGCCGTCGCCGAAGCCTGGGTACCTCCGGAGCATCAATACCGGTATGCCTCGCCCGAAGAACTCGGCCAAGTGTTCAACTTCGAATTCGCCAAGAAAGACTGGATTCGCAACGACATGCACCTCGCCATCGAAGAAGGCATCGCCGCTGCGGAACGCTCCGGCTCCACCTCCACATGGGTAATGAGCAACCACGACATCCCCCGCCACGTCAGCCGCTATGGGCTGCCGCAGGTGCCGGCTGCAGCCCACCACCAACTTGCCAAGGATTGGCTGCTGCGCAACGGTACCTCTTACCATGAGGATCGCGAGCTCGGCACGAAGCGTGCGCGTGCGGCCATCCTGATGGAGCTCGCGCTACCAGGTTCCGCTTATATCTACCAGGGTGAGGAGCTCGGCCTGCCAGAGGTCGCCGACATCCCGTGGGACGAGTTGGAGGATCCGACCGCGTTCAACCGCGTCCGAGACCAGATCGAAAAGGGCCGCGACGGCTGCCGCGTCCCGCTGCCTTGGAAGGCCGGGACGCCGACCTTCGGCTTCTCCCCCGCCACCAAGCATGAAGGCGCCGGCGTGGACGCGAGCCAGGCGGGCGATCCGTGCGAGAAGCCGCATCTTCCGCAACCGCAATGGTTCGCCGACTACGCCGTAGACAGGGAGGACACGGACTCCGGCTCCATGCTCAACCTATACCGCAAGGCGCTCGGACTGCGTCACGAATGGATGACGGCCGACACGACCCTGACCTGGCTCGACTGCGACCGGTCCTCCGGCAAGCCGGACGGCGCCGAGGGGCACACCGGCGGCACCATCGCCTTCCGTAGGGCCAACGGCTGGGCCAGCGTCACCAACTTCGGTGCGGAACCGGCCGAACTGCCGGCAGGCGATATCCTGCTCGTCTCCGGACCCCTCACCGACGACGGCCGTCTGCCGCAGGACACCACCGCGTGGATCGCGCTCGGCTGA
- a CDS encoding ABC transporter substrate-binding protein, with the protein MNRNITRIVAIAATLAMGTSLAACGGSSADSSKGHVYFMNNKAEVVDQYKELASMYTKKTGVQVDIQTGAAGTYDATMKSELAKDNAPTMFNVAGFDQFAKYQKYVEPLQDTDVFKLLNDTGKAYSYTIDGNSYTLPYAAEWYGIIYNKKIIKDYCAKSYAVIKSADDIKDYKTLKQVAESIEQHKDDLGVDGAFATPGLDASDTYRFAAHMTRLPLYYEYRDANTTFSKTIKGTYLKNYKDMFDLQLKTSPTEASMVSSKTYDDVTSEFALGQVAFYPNGVWAYSQIKGNDVADEDLGMLPYYMGIKGEEDCGPVGVYDASWAVNKNASEKDKKATLDFIKWMITDNEAKKILSKDMGFSVPFTTFTDDYQPDNPLTEAARAYSNDGKTEVRSFTIPDQQWQDDIASALVEYAQGTGKWDKVQSAFVDGWSTEWNNNEESLGSVPEAQKFDAKS; encoded by the coding sequence ATGAACCGCAACATCACACGAATCGTCGCCATCGCGGCGACACTCGCCATGGGAACATCGCTGGCGGCCTGCGGCGGCAGCAGCGCCGATTCCAGCAAGGGCCACGTGTATTTCATGAACAACAAGGCCGAGGTCGTGGACCAGTACAAGGAACTGGCCAGCATGTACACCAAGAAGACCGGCGTGCAGGTGGACATCCAGACCGGAGCCGCCGGCACATACGATGCCACCATGAAATCCGAATTGGCCAAGGACAACGCACCAACCATGTTCAACGTCGCCGGCTTCGACCAGTTCGCCAAGTACCAGAAGTACGTCGAACCGCTGCAGGACACCGACGTGTTCAAACTGCTCAACGATACCGGCAAGGCTTACTCGTACACCATCGACGGCAATTCGTACACCCTGCCGTACGCCGCCGAATGGTACGGCATCATCTACAACAAGAAGATCATCAAGGATTATTGCGCCAAGAGCTACGCGGTGATCAAGTCCGCCGATGACATCAAGGACTACAAGACCTTGAAGCAGGTGGCGGAATCCATCGAGCAGCACAAGGACGACCTCGGCGTCGACGGCGCGTTCGCCACCCCGGGCTTGGATGCCTCCGACACGTACCGATTCGCTGCGCATATGACGCGTCTGCCGCTCTACTACGAGTATCGGGACGCGAACACCACGTTCTCGAAGACCATCAAGGGCACGTATCTCAAGAACTACAAGGACATGTTCGACCTGCAGCTCAAGACCAGCCCAACCGAGGCAAGCATGGTGAGCTCCAAGACCTACGATGACGTGACCTCCGAATTCGCGCTCGGCCAGGTGGCGTTCTACCCGAACGGCGTGTGGGCGTATTCGCAGATCAAGGGCAATGACGTGGCCGATGAGGACCTGGGCATGCTCCCCTACTACATGGGCATCAAGGGCGAGGAGGATTGCGGCCCCGTAGGAGTGTATGACGCGAGCTGGGCGGTGAACAAGAACGCCTCCGAAAAGGACAAGAAGGCCACGCTCGACTTCATCAAGTGGATGATCACCGACAACGAAGCCAAGAAGATCCTGTCCAAGGACATGGGATTCTCCGTACCGTTCACCACGTTCACCGATGACTACCAGCCGGACAATCCTCTGACCGAGGCCGCCCGAGCCTACAGCAATGACGGCAAGACCGAAGTGCGCAGCTTCACCATTCCGGATCAGCAGTGGCAGGACGACATCGCCTCCGCGCTGGTCGAATACGCACAGGGCACCGGCAAGTGGGACAAGGTGCAGAGCGCGTTCGTGGACGGCTGGTCCACCGAGTGGAACAACAACGAGGAATCGCTGGGTTCCGTGCCGGAAGCGCAGAAGTTCGACGCAAAGAGCTGA
- a CDS encoding GmrSD restriction endonuclease domain-containing protein, translated as MMVVLSGLLAASLAIGLPVGSAYADEPTDGTGAGTSATEVLDSLEVKGRAPKTGYKRTQFGKAWADVDHNGCDTRNDILNRDLTGVRHKWRTHNCVVKSGKLHDPYTGKDIKFKKGKKTSTAVQIDHVVALSDAWQKGAQKLSEERRTALANDPYNLLAVQGRANQKKSDGDAATWLPSNKGFRCEYVARQIGVKHKYSLWVTQAEKEAMAKVLSSCPTQTVPDYTGVKDSTAEKTTESEQTEQTQTEQSAEQAQQTQQTTQAPAPEPAPAPAPAPQPAPQQDVYYQNCTAARAAGAAPIYQGQPGYRSQLDRDHDGVACE; from the coding sequence ATGATGGTTGTTTTGTCCGGATTGCTGGCTGCGAGTCTGGCCATCGGATTGCCGGTCGGTTCGGCGTATGCGGACGAGCCGACGGATGGCACCGGGGCCGGCACGTCCGCCACGGAGGTGTTGGATTCGTTGGAGGTCAAGGGCCGCGCGCCGAAAACCGGGTACAAGCGCACTCAATTCGGCAAGGCGTGGGCCGACGTGGACCACAACGGCTGCGACACCCGCAATGATATCCTCAACCGCGATCTGACCGGCGTGAGGCACAAGTGGCGTACGCACAATTGCGTGGTGAAGTCCGGAAAACTGCATGATCCATACACTGGCAAGGACATCAAGTTCAAGAAGGGCAAGAAGACTTCCACCGCGGTGCAGATCGACCATGTGGTGGCGTTGAGCGATGCGTGGCAGAAGGGCGCGCAGAAGCTCAGCGAGGAGCGCCGCACCGCATTGGCGAACGATCCGTACAATCTGCTGGCCGTGCAGGGGCGTGCCAACCAGAAGAAGTCCGATGGCGATGCGGCCACGTGGCTGCCGTCCAACAAGGGGTTCCGTTGCGAATACGTGGCGCGTCAGATCGGCGTGAAGCACAAATACTCACTGTGGGTCACGCAGGCCGAAAAGGAAGCCATGGCCAAGGTGCTGTCCTCCTGTCCGACGCAAACCGTGCCCGACTACACGGGGGTCAAGGATTCCACGGCCGAGAAGACCACCGAGTCCGAGCAGACCGAACAGACGCAAACCGAACAGTCAGCTGAGCAGGCCCAGCAGACTCAACAAACGACACAGGCACCTGCGCCCGAACCCGCTCCGGCTCCAGCTCCCGCGCCCCAGCCAGCGCCACAGCAGGATGTCTACTACCAGAACTGCACCGCGGCACGAGCCGCTGGCGCCGCGCCTATCTACCAGGGCCAGCCGGGCTACCGTTCACAACTGGATCGCGACCATGACGGAGTCGCCTGCGAATAA
- a CDS encoding potassium channel family protein, whose protein sequence is MTLDKWQRMTEWFMTALALVFLFAYSWEVLARTHIVLCETVINIIWMAFIVDYVVSILLAKDKKAWFKGNLLMLVSIALPIFRPLRLLRLVAVLNVLNRTGGMAVRGRITLYTCCSVTLLMYIGALAELDVERGVPGASITDFGEAIWWSFVTVTTVGYGDLSPVTWQGRCIAIGLMITGVALIGIVTATLASWIVDRVRDETDKRADEAESETEQLRHNVRELTDTVNQLRDDIARLRRP, encoded by the coding sequence ATGACATTGGACAAATGGCAGCGGATGACCGAGTGGTTCATGACCGCATTGGCGTTGGTGTTTCTGTTCGCGTATTCGTGGGAAGTGCTGGCGAGGACGCATATCGTATTGTGCGAAACGGTGATCAACATCATCTGGATGGCGTTCATCGTCGACTACGTCGTTTCGATTCTGCTGGCGAAGGACAAGAAAGCCTGGTTCAAAGGCAATCTGCTGATGCTGGTGTCCATCGCCTTGCCCATCTTCAGACCATTGAGGCTGCTGCGATTGGTGGCGGTGCTCAACGTGCTCAACCGTACCGGTGGCATGGCGGTGCGTGGGCGCATCACACTGTACACATGCTGCAGCGTGACACTGCTGATGTATATCGGCGCCCTTGCCGAATTGGATGTGGAACGTGGGGTTCCAGGCGCTTCCATCACCGATTTCGGCGAGGCGATATGGTGGTCGTTCGTGACCGTCACCACAGTCGGCTATGGCGATTTGTCCCCGGTGACATGGCAGGGAAGATGCATCGCCATCGGGCTGATGATAACCGGCGTGGCCCTGATCGGCATCGTCACCGCGACACTGGCCTCATGGATAGTCGATCGTGTCCGTGACGAAACCGACAAGCGCGCGGACGAGGCGGAATCGGAAACGGAACAGTTGCGCCACAATGTGCGGGAACTGACGGACACCGTCAACCAGCTACGTGACGACATCGCGCGGCTGCGCAGACCATAG
- a CDS encoding D-2-hydroxyacid dehydrogenase, producing the protein MGIENDRKLVVNCLPLTEAERAQFTRAAKGMPQEFVGDPAQRGSMNWTAEIPDELKAYATAVIGNITPETCAQCPRLEWLQTWSAGVDKYQHPGILQPGSMLTNATGAYGQSVSEHMFAMMWAIMKNLHIYAVGNPNAAWQDAGRVISPDGKTALIIGTGDIGSHFARLCKSVGMSTIGIRRNPTVEAPGIDHMVGFESLDDVLQYADVIAMCVPSTPSTHHLLNAERIAKLKTDATVINAGRGDAIDTQALADALANGMIRGAGLDVTEPEPLPAASPLWSEPKCLITPHVAGGNHLESTERRIIAIALGNVRCYANGQSLDNRMPLKG; encoded by the coding sequence ATGGGAATAGAGAATGACCGCAAACTGGTCGTCAACTGCCTGCCGCTGACCGAGGCCGAACGCGCGCAGTTCACACGCGCCGCAAAAGGCATGCCGCAGGAATTCGTCGGCGACCCGGCACAACGAGGCTCCATGAACTGGACCGCCGAAATACCGGACGAACTCAAAGCGTATGCAACCGCGGTCATCGGCAACATCACGCCCGAAACATGCGCGCAATGCCCCAGACTCGAATGGCTGCAGACCTGGAGCGCCGGCGTCGACAAATACCAGCACCCCGGCATCCTACAGCCCGGATCCATGCTCACCAACGCCACCGGAGCCTACGGACAAAGCGTCTCCGAACACATGTTCGCCATGATGTGGGCCATCATGAAAAACCTGCACATCTACGCCGTCGGCAACCCGAACGCCGCATGGCAGGACGCCGGCCGCGTCATCAGCCCCGACGGCAAAACCGCGCTCATCATCGGCACCGGCGACATCGGATCGCATTTCGCACGCCTATGCAAGAGCGTCGGCATGTCGACCATCGGCATCCGCCGCAACCCCACCGTCGAAGCGCCGGGCATCGACCACATGGTCGGATTCGAATCGCTCGACGACGTGCTGCAATACGCCGACGTGATCGCCATGTGCGTGCCATCCACGCCATCCACACACCACCTGCTCAACGCGGAACGCATCGCAAAACTCAAAACCGACGCCACCGTCATCAACGCGGGCCGCGGTGACGCCATAGACACGCAGGCGCTCGCCGACGCGCTCGCCAACGGCATGATCCGCGGCGCTGGCCTCGACGTGACCGAACCGGAGCCGCTGCCGGCGGCATCGCCATTATGGAGCGAGCCGAAATGCCTGATCACCCCGCATGTGGCGGGCGGCAACCACTTGGAGTCCACCGAACGGCGCATCATCGCCATCGCATTGGGCAACGTGCGCTGCTACGCCAACGGACAATCGCTCGACAACCGCATGCCTCTCAAGGGCTGA